One genomic window of Roseofilum reptotaenium CS-1145 includes the following:
- a CDS encoding DUF7219 family protein encodes MPDPSEFLYPRSRYYGEFRPEYLVFDANLQEFAQKVTYICSLETGGKIPPVEAYEQIRKLWLELEQSKDRLGLEKPPEDPSAD; translated from the coding sequence ATGCCTGACCCATCTGAATTTTTGTATCCTCGTAGTCGATATTACGGTGAATTCCGGCCAGAATATCTAGTTTTTGATGCTAACTTGCAAGAGTTTGCTCAAAAAGTTACGTATATTTGTTCCTTGGAAACTGGGGGTAAAATTCCCCCCGTAGAAGCCTACGAACAAATTCGCAAGTTATGGCTAGAACTAGAACAAAGTAAGGATCGGTTGGGTTTAGAAAAACCGCCTGAAGACCCTTCAGCAGACTAA
- a CDS encoding MBL fold metallo-hydrolase: MISQHSSSRFEVQFWGVRGSIPAPGPETVRYGGNTSCLEMRIGERHFVFDGGTGLRALGDRLSTEYPLDINLFFTHYHWDHIQGVPFFMPLFTPGNQIHVWGDVPDSSESLEDHFHHAILHVNSPVPSPIPKADLKFSQVSPGDRVTLDDIEIETGHLNHPNGAMGYRITWQGHTAVYCTDTEHYSDRLDEDVLKLARDADILIYDAMYTDNEYSNPKSPKVGWGHSTWQEGVKVAQAAGVKKLIIFHHEPNHDDDTLDQIEEEVQHNYPNTILAREGMILSLIEA; encoded by the coding sequence ATGATTAGTCAGCATTCTTCTTCACGCTTTGAGGTTCAATTTTGGGGTGTGCGGGGCAGTATTCCCGCTCCCGGTCCGGAAACAGTGCGCTATGGTGGCAATACCTCCTGCCTAGAAATGCGTATTGGAGAGAGACACTTTGTTTTTGATGGCGGAACAGGTTTACGCGCTTTAGGCGATCGCCTCTCAACAGAATACCCTCTGGATATTAATCTCTTTTTTACCCATTACCATTGGGATCATATCCAAGGCGTGCCGTTTTTCATGCCCCTGTTTACTCCAGGCAATCAAATCCATGTTTGGGGAGATGTACCGGATTCGAGTGAGTCCTTAGAAGACCATTTCCATCATGCCATTCTCCATGTGAATTCCCCTGTCCCCTCACCTATACCCAAAGCAGATCTGAAGTTTTCTCAGGTCTCTCCAGGAGACCGGGTTACCCTAGATGATATTGAGATTGAAACGGGACATCTCAATCATCCCAATGGAGCGATGGGCTATCGAATTACTTGGCAAGGACATACAGCGGTTTATTGTACGGATACGGAGCATTATAGCGATCGCCTCGATGAAGATGTCCTCAAATTAGCTCGTGATGCTGATATCCTGATCTACGATGCCATGTATACCGACAACGAATACAGCAACCCTAAATCGCCTAAAGTCGGTTGGGGTCATTCTACCTGGCAAGAAGGGGTTAAAGTAGCCCAAGCCGCAGGGGTGAAAAAGCTAATCATTTTTCACCATGAACCCAATCATGATGATGATACCCTCGACCAAATTGAAGAGGAAGTTCAACACAACTATCCCAATACCATTTTGGCCCGGGAAGGCATGATTTTAAGTCTGATTGAGGCTTAG
- the aroC gene encoding chorismate synthase produces MGNTFGHLFRITTFGESHGGGVGVIIDGCPPRLEISAQEIQVELDRRRPGQSKITTPRKETDTCEILSGVFEGKTLGTPIMILVPNKDTRPQDYDEMAQKYRPSHADATYDAKYGIRNWQGGGRSSARETIGRVAAGAIAKKILKQAAGVEIIGYVKRIQDLEAIVDPQTVTLEQVESNIVRCPDPEAYERMIERIEAIKREGDSLGGVVECVARHVPKGLGMPVFDKLEADLAKGVMSLPATKGFEIGSGFAGTLLTGSEHNDEFTLDDRGQVRTTTNRSGGIQGGISNGESIILRVAFKPTATIRKEQRTVTREGQETLLAAKGRHDPCVLPRAVPMVEAMVALVLCDHLLRHQGQCRTLDFDIPTALEGR; encoded by the coding sequence ATGGGTAATACCTTCGGGCATTTATTTCGGATTACGACATTTGGGGAATCCCATGGGGGTGGGGTTGGAGTAATTATTGATGGTTGTCCACCGCGCCTAGAGATTTCAGCTCAGGAGATTCAAGTAGAGTTGGATCGCCGTCGGCCGGGACAAAGTAAAATTACGACACCACGCAAAGAAACGGATACCTGTGAGATTCTCTCTGGAGTCTTTGAAGGGAAAACCTTGGGAACACCCATTATGATTTTGGTTCCCAATAAGGATACCCGGCCCCAGGATTATGATGAAATGGCGCAAAAATACCGGCCATCCCATGCAGATGCGACCTATGACGCTAAATATGGGATTCGGAATTGGCAAGGTGGGGGGCGCTCGTCGGCGCGGGAAACCATTGGCCGAGTGGCAGCCGGGGCGATCGCCAAAAAAATCCTTAAACAGGCTGCTGGGGTAGAAATTATTGGATATGTGAAACGCATTCAAGATCTAGAGGCGATCGTCGATCCACAAACGGTCACTCTTGAACAAGTGGAAAGTAATATCGTCCGTTGTCCCGATCCCGAAGCCTATGAACGGATGATTGAGCGCATTGAAGCCATTAAACGGGAAGGAGACTCCCTAGGTGGGGTGGTCGAATGTGTAGCCCGTCATGTGCCAAAAGGTCTAGGAATGCCCGTATTTGATAAACTAGAGGCAGATTTGGCTAAAGGGGTGATGTCTTTACCTGCAACGAAAGGATTTGAGATTGGTTCTGGGTTTGCGGGAACCCTGCTCACCGGGAGTGAACACAATGACGAATTTACCCTAGATGATCGGGGACAAGTCCGAACCACTACCAATCGTTCCGGAGGCATTCAAGGGGGAATATCCAATGGTGAATCGATTATTCTCCGCGTGGCGTTTAAACCGACCGCCACCATTCGCAAAGAACAGCGTACTGTCACCAGAGAAGGCCAAGAAACCCTTCTCGCGGCGAAAGGCCGTCACGATCCTTGCGTTTTACCTAGAGCCGTGCCTATGGTAGAAGCAATGGTGGCCCTAGTTTTATGCGACCACCTGCTGCGTCACCAAGGTCAATGCAGAACACTCGATTTTGACATCCCCACCGCCCTGGAAGGACGGTGA
- a CDS encoding phosphodiester glycosidase family protein, translating into MALHSKRLGKIGLITIGFLLGISGGIYGILLLLRPARTPQVQELFPGVTYTRLIRSTPRPLIIHQVKIDLKVAWGQPFVTPGDPQPDGMDIAARTTSEFVREFGVQLGINGSFFYPFEVKSPWQVYPESGDRVRIAGQAIANGMEYSPVNAGWPVLCFLSSRRAVIPGDFTCPAETQEGISGGTILIWDGEAVPLMSGPFYDYAYPRTAIGLDASGTQVFIAIVDGRQRFYSEGMSLPELQALFAEWGVETALNFDGGGSTTLVVADPDLRVLNAPIHTRIPLRQRPVANHLGFVSSEE; encoded by the coding sequence ATGGCTTTGCACTCTAAACGGTTGGGGAAAATTGGGTTAATTACTATTGGGTTCCTGCTGGGGATTTCTGGGGGAATTTATGGAATTTTATTACTCTTGCGTCCGGCTCGTACTCCCCAGGTACAGGAACTGTTTCCGGGAGTGACGTATACCCGTTTGATTCGCTCAACGCCCCGTCCGTTGATCATTCATCAAGTCAAAATTGACTTAAAGGTTGCATGGGGGCAACCTTTCGTGACTCCGGGAGATCCGCAACCGGATGGTATGGATATTGCAGCGCGCACGACTTCGGAGTTTGTACGGGAATTTGGCGTACAGTTGGGGATCAATGGTAGCTTTTTCTATCCCTTTGAGGTCAAGTCCCCTTGGCAAGTTTATCCTGAATCGGGCGATCGCGTGCGGATTGCTGGCCAGGCGATCGCCAATGGTATGGAATATTCTCCGGTGAATGCGGGTTGGCCGGTTCTCTGCTTCCTCTCCTCCCGTCGCGCAGTTATTCCGGGGGACTTTACTTGTCCGGCTGAAACTCAAGAGGGGATTTCTGGGGGCACTATTTTAATCTGGGATGGGGAAGCGGTTCCTCTGATGTCCGGGCCGTTTTATGATTATGCCTATCCTCGAACGGCGATCGGATTGGATGCCTCAGGTACTCAGGTCTTTATTGCGATCGTGGATGGTCGTCAACGGTTTTATAGTGAGGGAATGTCTTTACCCGAATTGCAAGCTTTGTTTGCAGAATGGGGAGTAGAGACGGCGTTAAATTTTGATGGCGGTGGATCGACAACGTTGGTGGTTGCCGATCCCGATCTCCGGGTTCTGAATGCCCCCATTCACACCCGTATTCCCCTACGTCAACGTCCGGTGGCGAATCATTTGGGTTTTGTGAGCAGTGAGGAGTAG
- a CDS encoding RNA-guided endonuclease InsQ/TnpB family protein: protein MKKHYGCQQNLIKNWEELPFLEYLCTTANKLINCGIYLARQWYFKCRYITGKYDLEKQLKPNTNYQLLHSQAAQQTPQGVAESFKSFKQLSKLYISGELSTRPHLPSYRKKGGLGTIAYPRQALKLKDNEVRVPLGNKVKAAFGVEAFFLPFPSNLDFNPIKEMRILPHNGCFYVQWVYPLKLNLSTPLNSKKALGIDHGIDNWLTCISNTGTGFIIDGKQVKSLNQWYNKQMATIKENKLQGFWSKRLALLAEKRNRQMRDAVNKAARLVINHCLEKGIGRIVFGWKKGQKDSINIGAKNNQKFVQIPTAKLKKRIEQMCQLYGIEFEQVEESYTSQASFLDNDFLPTFGEKPESWKPSGKRVKRGLYRTQLDELINADANGAANILRKVAATSGFALEGVSRGALTTPLRVRLWTA from the coding sequence ATGAAAAAACACTATGGATGCCAGCAAAATCTCATCAAAAACTGGGAGGAATTGCCCTTCCTTGAGTATCTTTGCACGACTGCCAACAAGCTGATCAACTGTGGGATTTATTTGGCTCGACAATGGTATTTTAAGTGCCGCTATATCACCGGTAAATATGACCTGGAAAAACAGCTCAAACCCAATACTAATTATCAATTACTTCACTCACAAGCCGCTCAACAAACTCCTCAAGGAGTAGCCGAATCGTTCAAGTCGTTCAAGCAACTCTCTAAGCTGTATATCAGCGGAGAGTTATCAACTCGTCCTCACCTACCTAGCTATCGAAAAAAAGGAGGACTAGGAACCATTGCTTATCCTAGGCAAGCCTTAAAACTTAAAGATAATGAGGTTCGAGTCCCTTTGGGCAATAAGGTTAAAGCGGCTTTTGGGGTTGAGGCTTTCTTTCTCCCGTTTCCTAGCAATCTTGACTTTAACCCGATTAAGGAAATGCGAATTCTCCCACATAATGGTTGCTTCTACGTTCAGTGGGTCTACCCATTAAAGCTCAACCTCTCAACTCCTCTTAACTCCAAAAAGGCATTGGGAATTGACCACGGAATTGATAATTGGTTAACGTGTATTAGTAATACCGGGACTGGCTTTATTATCGACGGGAAGCAGGTCAAGTCGCTCAATCAGTGGTACAACAAGCAAATGGCCACAATTAAAGAAAATAAACTGCAAGGATTCTGGTCAAAACGATTAGCTCTCCTGGCCGAGAAGCGCAATCGTCAGATGCGAGATGCTGTAAACAAAGCAGCAAGATTGGTGATTAACCATTGCTTAGAAAAGGGTATTGGTCGTATTGTATTTGGCTGGAAAAAAGGGCAAAAAGATAGTATAAATATTGGAGCAAAAAATAACCAAAAATTTGTCCAAATCCCTACGGCTAAACTCAAAAAACGAATCGAGCAAATGTGCCAGTTGTACGGGATTGAATTTGAGCAAGTTGAGGAAAGCTATACATCCCAAGCTTCGTTTTTGGATAATGATTTCTTGCCGACCTTCGGTGAAAAACCCGAAAGCTGGAAACCATCAGGGAAGCGAGTGAAGCGAGGATTGTATCGTACTCAACTGGACGAGCTAATTAACGCTGACGCTAATGGAGCAGCAAACATTTTAAGGAAAGTAGCGGCAACTTCGGGTTTTGCACTCGAAGGAGTCAGTAGAGGCGCTTTGACAACGCCTTTGAGAGTCCGATTGTGGACGGCTTAA
- the ureG gene encoding urease accessory protein UreG: MTQLRVGVAGPVGSGKTALVNLLCQTLRDQYQIAVVTNDIYTQEDAQFLVRSGALSSDRIVGVETGGCPHTAIREDASINLVAIEQLEQHFTDLDLLFVESGGDNLAATFSPELVDITLYVIDVAAGDKIPRKGGPGITKSDLLVINKIDLAPLVGADLNVMERDAKKMRSDKPFIFTNLKNNTGLAEVIQFIKRYF; the protein is encoded by the coding sequence ATGACTCAATTGCGTGTAGGAGTGGCTGGGCCCGTTGGATCGGGAAAAACCGCCTTGGTAAATTTACTGTGTCAAACTTTGCGAGACCAGTATCAAATTGCGGTGGTAACCAATGATATCTATACCCAAGAAGATGCCCAATTTTTAGTCCGATCTGGGGCATTATCTAGCGATCGCATTGTTGGTGTAGAAACCGGAGGCTGTCCCCATACAGCGATTCGAGAAGATGCTTCCATTAATCTAGTGGCGATCGAGCAACTCGAGCAACACTTTACTGATTTAGATCTCCTCTTTGTCGAAAGTGGTGGTGATAATTTAGCGGCTACCTTTAGTCCCGAATTAGTCGATATTACCCTTTATGTCATTGATGTGGCTGCTGGTGATAAAATCCCCCGTAAAGGCGGCCCGGGAATTACAAAATCTGATTTATTAGTGATTAATAAAATCGACCTGGCTCCCTTAGTTGGTGCAGATCTCAACGTCATGGAACGGGATGCGAAAAAAATGCGCAGCGATAAACCCTTTATCTTTACCAACCTCAAAAACAATACCGGACTAGCAGAGGTCATTCAGTTTATTAAGCGCTATTTTTGA
- a CDS encoding urease accessory protein UreF has product MQDSVLLSLLQLASPTLPVGAYSYSEGLETLVEQGKITDETALEQWLRDGLRLGSIRLDGAALIRGGEAMQKQDYATLRYWNHWLLATRETEELRQQTVQMGRSLGLLLQTLVPDLAPILQELGPEWSYPLVFAIAAQSWQISPANALLAYLQSWVSNLITAGVKLIPLGQTTGQKLLLELHPHITAIVPEILALEDDNLYSCSWGFSLYCMAHETQYTRLFRS; this is encoded by the coding sequence ATGCAGGATTCTGTCTTATTATCCTTATTACAATTAGCCAGTCCCACCTTACCCGTAGGAGCTTACAGTTATTCCGAAGGCTTAGAAACCCTCGTTGAACAGGGAAAAATTACCGATGAAACTGCTTTAGAGCAGTGGTTGAGGGATGGGTTACGATTAGGTTCTATTCGCCTGGATGGAGCAGCGTTAATCCGGGGAGGGGAAGCTATGCAAAAGCAAGATTATGCGACGCTGCGCTATTGGAATCATTGGCTTCTGGCCACTAGAGAAACGGAAGAATTACGACAACAAACCGTGCAAATGGGGCGATCGCTGGGTCTACTTCTGCAAACGCTAGTCCCCGATCTTGCACCCATTTTACAGGAGTTGGGGCCAGAATGGAGCTATCCCCTGGTATTTGCGATCGCCGCCCAATCTTGGCAGATTTCCCCTGCAAATGCCCTTTTAGCCTATCTGCAAAGTTGGGTGTCTAACCTAATCACCGCTGGCGTGAAGCTGATTCCCCTCGGTCAAACTACAGGTCAAAAGCTGTTACTTGAGCTTCATCCTCATATTACGGCGATCGTCCCTGAAATTCTGGCTTTAGAAGACGATAACCTTTATAGTTGTAGCTGGGGATTCTCCCTCTACTGCATGGCCCACGAAACCCAATATACTCGACTCTTTAGAAGCTAA
- a CDS encoding glycosyltransferase: MFNGVMLMISLSVSGIIWVILLCFWGNFWWANQRLEVSVNAGDEPQASYPKVGVIVPARNESEVMSRSVRSLVDQDYPGPYSILVIDDQSTDDTRIQAQSFDGVTVISSESLPSGWTGKLWAMEQGVKYYQCQSSPPDYYLFTDADIEHSPEHLSQLVYKAQQEDLELVSVMVKLHCESVWEHLLIPAFVFFFQKLYPFPWVNNPRKSTAAAAGGCILITPDALTRIGGLERLRDALIDDCTLAQAVKSTGSGRIWLGLSETTYSLRAYSTLQPIWDMVARTAFTQLNYSPWLLLGTLLGMVLVYILPVVACVWGWISGVPILTTIGGLTWALMAIAYTPTAKLYHQFPLAGFALPLIASLYTLMTLDSALRHWQGRGGGWKGRVYQS, translated from the coding sequence ATGTTCAATGGCGTTATGTTGATGATTAGCCTGAGTGTATCGGGAATAATTTGGGTGATTTTACTCTGTTTTTGGGGTAACTTTTGGTGGGCCAATCAACGGCTAGAGGTATCGGTCAACGCTGGGGATGAGCCGCAGGCGAGTTATCCCAAAGTGGGTGTAATCGTCCCAGCGCGGAATGAAAGTGAGGTGATGAGTCGGAGTGTGCGATCGCTCGTCGATCAAGATTATCCCGGCCCCTACTCTATTCTGGTTATAGATGACCAAAGTACTGATGATACCAGAATCCAAGCTCAATCCTTTGATGGCGTGACGGTCATTTCTTCAGAATCTTTACCCTCTGGATGGACTGGGAAGCTCTGGGCCATGGAACAAGGCGTTAAATACTACCAATGCCAATCTTCTCCTCCGGATTATTATCTGTTCACCGACGCTGATATTGAACATTCTCCGGAACACTTAAGCCAATTGGTATACAAAGCCCAACAGGAGGATCTAGAGCTAGTCTCAGTGATGGTTAAATTACACTGTGAAAGTGTTTGGGAACATCTATTGATTCCGGCTTTTGTCTTCTTTTTCCAAAAACTCTATCCGTTTCCTTGGGTGAATAATCCCCGTAAATCCACGGCAGCAGCAGCAGGGGGTTGTATTTTAATTACGCCAGATGCCCTAACCCGAATTGGCGGATTGGAGCGCCTGCGAGATGCTCTGATTGATGATTGTACTTTGGCTCAAGCGGTGAAGTCTACTGGCTCCGGGCGCATCTGGTTAGGCTTAAGTGAAACAACGTACAGTTTGCGCGCTTACAGCACGTTACAACCCATCTGGGATATGGTTGCTCGAACAGCTTTTACCCAACTCAATTATTCTCCCTGGTTATTGCTGGGAACGCTTTTGGGGATGGTGCTGGTCTATATTTTGCCCGTGGTGGCTTGTGTGTGGGGATGGATTTCTGGTGTGCCCATTCTGACGACGATCGGGGGGCTGACTTGGGCATTAATGGCGATCGCCTATACCCCCACAGCTAAACTCTATCACCAATTTCCCTTAGCCGGTTTTGCCCTACCTCTTATCGCTTCGCTCTATACTCTCATGACTCTAGACTCAGCTCTACGTCACTGGCAAGGTCGCGGTGGCGGCTGGAAAGGACGAGTGTATCAATCATAG
- the thrB gene encoding homoserine kinase: MVEAVRVRTPASAANLGPGFDCMGAALTLYNEFCFSLLPDEGSLDIDLKGIDVVHLTTDADNLAYKSFKRLYDRLGKKTPGVKIEIDMEIPLTRGLGSSATAIVAGLVAANHLAESPLSQTELMELAIAIEGFPDNVVPALLGGCHLATKDEGGWLICDIPWHETIIPVVAIPNFELSTADARRILPSGYDRQDAIFNISHIGLLVRGLETGNPEWLKRGMEDRIHQPYRKTLIPGYDEVKQAAIEAGALGVAISGAGPTLIAFVNADRGTEVGTAMVESWKTHGIHVDALSLMLDHKGTTVETVELE, from the coding sequence ATGGTGGAGGCAGTGAGGGTCAGGACTCCGGCAAGCGCAGCTAACTTGGGCCCTGGCTTTGATTGTATGGGAGCAGCGCTAACATTGTATAATGAATTTTGCTTTTCGCTCCTCCCTGATGAAGGTTCCCTAGACATTGACCTGAAGGGAATTGATGTGGTTCACCTGACCACAGATGCTGATAACTTAGCGTATAAATCCTTTAAGCGGTTGTACGATCGCCTGGGAAAAAAGACCCCAGGGGTGAAAATTGAGATTGATATGGAAATCCCTCTGACGCGAGGGTTAGGCAGTTCAGCAACGGCAATTGTGGCTGGATTAGTAGCCGCTAATCATTTGGCAGAGAGTCCCTTAAGCCAAACTGAACTGATGGAATTGGCGATCGCCATAGAAGGATTTCCAGATAATGTGGTGCCCGCCCTCTTAGGGGGCTGTCATTTAGCCACAAAAGACGAAGGCGGTTGGTTAATCTGCGATATTCCTTGGCACGAGACCATTATTCCAGTGGTTGCCATTCCCAACTTTGAGTTATCCACCGCAGACGCACGCCGGATCTTGCCCAGTGGATACGATCGCCAAGATGCCATCTTTAATATCAGCCATATCGGACTATTGGTGCGAGGGCTGGAAACCGGTAATCCAGAATGGTTGAAAAGGGGCATGGAAGACCGCATTCATCAACCCTATCGTAAAACCCTAATTCCTGGCTATGATGAGGTCAAACAAGCAGCCATAGAAGCTGGCGCTCTGGGCGTTGCCATTAGTGGTGCAGGGCCGACGTTGATTGCTTTTGTCAATGCAGATCGAGGGACTGAGGTGGGTACAGCAATGGTAGAAAGCTGGAAAACTCACGGTATCCATGTCGATGCTTTATCGCTCATGCTCGATCACAAGGGAACAACCGTGGAAACGGTTGAGCTGGAATAA
- the urtA gene encoding urea ABC transporter substrate-binding protein, with the protein MAHRIGRRKFLVYGSAALGTSILLKACGGPTDTANETSEPVEQSNSTTPAASNTIKVGILHSLSGTMAISEKSVVESTQLAIDHINEMGGVLGKQIEAIVEDGASDWPTFAEKARKLIDQDQVVAIFGCWTSASRKAVLPVFEEKDHMLWYPVQYEGQECSKNIFYTGAAPNQQIEPSVDWLLAEKGTEFFLVGSDYVFPRTANTIIKEQLAAKGGTTVGEDYLPLGNTEVTPIITKIRQALPDGGVIYNTLNGDSNVAFFKQMQGAGLTPDKYPVMSVSIAEEEVKAIGVEYLKGQYAAWNYFMTVENPANEKFVADFKAKYGAERVTNDPMEAAYIGVHIWKQAVEAAGTADNLDAVREAAYGQTFEAPEGPVMMNNSHHLSKWVRIGEVRDDGLFEIVNATDAAVSPLPWNQFVAETKGFACDWSDKAKGGKFKI; encoded by the coding sequence ATGGCACATCGTATTGGTCGGCGTAAGTTTCTCGTCTATGGTTCTGCTGCTCTAGGCACGAGTATTTTACTCAAAGCTTGTGGGGGTCCAACAGATACAGCGAATGAAACATCTGAGCCGGTAGAGCAAAGTAATAGCACTACTCCAGCAGCAAGCAATACGATTAAAGTCGGTATTTTGCATTCCCTGAGTGGAACCATGGCGATTAGTGAAAAAAGTGTGGTGGAATCGACCCAATTAGCGATCGACCATATCAATGAAATGGGTGGAGTCCTCGGAAAACAGATCGAGGCGATCGTCGAAGATGGCGCTTCTGACTGGCCCACTTTCGCTGAAAAAGCCAGAAAGTTGATCGATCAAGACCAAGTGGTAGCGATTTTTGGCTGTTGGACTTCTGCCAGTCGCAAGGCTGTTTTACCAGTGTTTGAAGAAAAAGACCATATGCTTTGGTATCCTGTGCAGTATGAAGGCCAGGAATGCTCAAAGAATATTTTCTACACAGGAGCCGCTCCGAATCAACAAATTGAGCCTTCAGTAGACTGGTTATTAGCAGAGAAAGGTACAGAATTTTTCTTAGTCGGCTCTGATTATGTATTCCCCCGCACCGCCAATACGATTATTAAAGAGCAACTGGCTGCCAAAGGTGGAACTACCGTAGGAGAGGATTATTTACCCTTGGGGAATACGGAAGTGACCCCCATTATTACGAAAATTCGCCAAGCTTTGCCCGATGGTGGAGTAATTTACAATACTCTGAACGGGGATAGTAATGTCGCCTTCTTTAAGCAGATGCAAGGCGCTGGGCTAACTCCAGATAAGTATCCGGTAATGTCGGTGAGTATCGCTGAAGAAGAAGTGAAGGCGATCGGGGTCGAATATCTCAAGGGTCAATACGCCGCTTGGAATTACTTCATGACTGTCGAAAATCCAGCCAATGAGAAATTTGTCGCTGACTTCAAGGCCAAATATGGAGCAGAGCGCGTTACCAATGACCCCATGGAAGCCGCTTATATTGGTGTCCATATCTGGAAACAGGCTGTAGAAGCAGCCGGAACGGCTGATAATTTAGATGCTGTCCGTGAAGCCGCTTATGGTCAAACCTTTGAGGCTCCAGAAGGACCAGTGATGATGAATAATAGCCATCATTTGTCCAAGTGGGTACGGATCGGAGAAGTGCGTGACGATGGTCTGTTTGAAATTGTCAACGCTACCGATGCTGCGGTTTCTCCCCTCCCTTGGAACCAGTTTGTAGCCGAAACCAAAGGCTTTGCCTGTGACTGGTCAGATAAAGCCAAAGGAGGCAAGTTCAAGATTTAG